The Micromonospora krabiensis genome window below encodes:
- a CDS encoding endonuclease VII domain-containing protein yields MRARLRRCSDWRNEGQGDRGQRLCGSGRESHLRRRHGVGEKEFQELLTEQGGVCAVCGGPDPEHVDHDHRTGWVRGILCFNCNGGLGQFRDSPARLARAITYLRGTTWQRVLIHPGVYQMCSPTRGRPPSPRS; encoded by the coding sequence GTGCGCGCACGGCTTCGCCGTTGTTCGGATTGGCGCAACGAGGGGCAGGGAGACCGCGGTCAGCGACTCTGTGGCAGCGGCCGCGAGTCCCACCTGCGCCGGCGCCACGGCGTGGGGGAGAAGGAGTTCCAGGAGCTTCTTACGGAGCAGGGCGGGGTCTGCGCGGTCTGCGGGGGCCCCGATCCGGAACATGTGGACCACGATCATCGCACCGGATGGGTGCGCGGGATACTCTGCTTCAACTGCAACGGTGGTCTTGGCCAGTTCCGTGACAGTCCCGCGAGGCTGGCCAGGGCGATCACGTACCTGAGAGGAACCACGTGGCAGCGGGTTTTGATCCATCCGGGCGTCTACCAGATGTGTTCACCAACGCGGGGACGTCCTCCTTCACCTCGTTCCTGA
- a CDS encoding ubiquitin-like protein Pup codes for MATRDSGGQSQSGKSRQGEEIEDVTTEANPEVAERHAEITEDVDDLLDEIDSVLEENAEEFVRGYVQKGGQ; via the coding sequence ATGGCCACTCGTGACAGCGGCGGTCAGTCCCAGTCGGGCAAGTCCCGCCAGGGCGAGGAGATCGAGGACGTCACCACCGAGGCGAACCCGGAGGTCGCCGAACGGCACGCCGAGATCACCGAGGACGTCGACGACCTGCTCGACGAGATCGACTCCGTCCTCGAGGAGAACGCCGAAGAGTTCGTGCGCGGCTACGTACAAAAGGGCGGTCAGTAG
- a CDS encoding acyltransferase family protein, translating to MPSYVRQAGRRAVATVPLSNAYTGRANSFGFLRLCFAVAVVLAHTAVIGYARPLTEVVDVAGLGVAGFFGISGFLITRSARRSSLPRYLWHRALRIWPGLWVCLLFIGLVVAPAVWYADRGHLDGLWRHPSGVINFLQANWWGGYRQQGIVSVFRDTPYGELVRRSVLDGSLWTLSYEITCYLIVAALAVVGVLRRVRWLVLAAGVVVFGLLCWNQYAMLRSGGAPVWTSGSLGPLPLLGGLSKIWFLRFGFMFLVGAVAELYSDKLPISDLLGALSLVLVGWQTLEGHLFGPALLAYEYAILYLAVRLPRLLHRVGQTNDYSYGVYIYSFVVQQTLAWLGLAAWGFVGYFALTMVFTGILAFLSWHLVEKPALRLKDWTPRLPRRTATAPADARAEDRAAGPEPARVPLDATTGRG from the coding sequence ATGCCCTCGTACGTCCGGCAGGCCGGTCGGCGTGCCGTCGCTACCGTCCCGCTCTCCAACGCGTACACCGGTCGCGCCAACAGCTTCGGGTTCCTGCGGCTCTGCTTCGCGGTGGCCGTCGTCCTCGCCCACACGGCGGTGATCGGGTACGCCCGGCCCCTGACCGAGGTCGTGGACGTGGCGGGCCTGGGTGTGGCCGGCTTCTTCGGCATCTCCGGATTCCTCATCACCCGCAGCGCGCGGCGCAGCAGCCTGCCCCGCTACCTGTGGCACCGGGCGTTGCGCATCTGGCCGGGGCTGTGGGTGTGCCTGCTGTTCATCGGCCTGGTCGTGGCGCCGGCGGTGTGGTACGCCGACCGGGGTCACCTCGACGGCCTGTGGCGGCACCCGAGCGGCGTCATCAACTTCCTCCAGGCGAACTGGTGGGGCGGCTACCGCCAGCAGGGCATCGTCTCCGTCTTCCGGGACACCCCCTACGGCGAACTGGTGCGGCGCAGTGTCCTCGACGGGTCGCTGTGGACGCTCAGCTACGAGATCACCTGCTACCTGATCGTCGCGGCTCTCGCGGTCGTCGGTGTGCTGCGCCGCGTCCGCTGGCTGGTGCTGGCCGCTGGCGTCGTCGTCTTCGGCCTGCTCTGCTGGAACCAGTACGCGATGCTCCGCTCGGGCGGCGCGCCCGTCTGGACCAGCGGAAGCCTCGGCCCGCTGCCGCTGCTCGGCGGTCTGAGCAAGATCTGGTTCCTCCGGTTCGGCTTCATGTTCCTCGTCGGCGCGGTCGCCGAGCTGTACAGCGACAAGCTGCCGATCAGCGACCTGCTGGGCGCGCTGTCCCTGGTGCTCGTCGGCTGGCAGACGCTGGAGGGGCACCTGTTCGGCCCCGCCCTGCTCGCCTACGAGTACGCGATCCTCTACCTCGCCGTGCGGCTGCCCCGGCTGTTGCACCGGGTCGGCCAGACCAACGACTACTCGTACGGCGTCTACATCTACTCGTTCGTGGTCCAGCAGACGCTCGCCTGGCTCGGTCTGGCCGCGTGGGGTTTCGTGGGCTACTTCGCCCTCACGATGGTCTTCACGGGCATCCTGGCGTTCCTGTCGTGGCACCTCGTGGAGAAGCCGGCGCTGCGGCTCAAGGACTGGACACCTCGACTGCCGCGCCGGACGGCCACCGCGCCGGCGGACGCCCGCGCCGAGGACCGGGCCGCCGGCCCGGAGCCGGCCCGGGTGCCGCTGGACGCCACGACGGGTCGCGGCTGA
- the dop gene encoding depupylase/deamidase Dop, whose translation MSVRRIMGTEVEYGISVPGQAGANPMVTSSQVVNAYGARPELNRGGRARWDYEEESPLRDARGFTYSGAAYDPAEALADEDLGLANVILTNGARLYVDHAHPEYSTPEVTNPLDLVRWDKAGERVMAEASRRAATIPGTQPIHLYKNNTDNKGASYGAHENYLMRRQTPFADIVAFLTPFFVTRQIVCGAGRVGIGQDGGQNGFQISQRADFFEVEVGLETTLKRPIINTRDEPHADADKYRRLHVIIGDANLSEISTYLKLGTTALILTMIEEKALGPDLGIADPVNELRAVSHDPSLSHLMRLRDGRRLTALDVQWAYLERARSFVDDRYGADVDDQTADVLDRWESVLDRLGRDAFLCADELDWVAKLRLLEGYREREKLGWGSHKLQLVDLQYSDVRPEKGLYHRLVSRGAMKTLLTDEQTGTAMTEPPEDTRAYFRGRCLAQYASEVVAASWDSVIFDVGRESLVRVPMMEPERGTRKHVGALFDRCESAKDLLEVLTGG comes from the coding sequence ATGAGCGTGAGACGGATCATGGGCACCGAGGTCGAGTACGGCATCTCCGTGCCCGGCCAGGCCGGCGCCAACCCGATGGTCACCTCCTCACAGGTGGTCAACGCCTACGGGGCGCGCCCGGAACTCAACCGTGGGGGCCGGGCACGCTGGGACTACGAGGAGGAGTCGCCGCTGCGCGACGCCCGCGGCTTCACCTACTCCGGTGCCGCGTACGACCCGGCGGAGGCGTTGGCCGACGAGGACCTCGGGCTCGCCAACGTGATACTCACCAACGGCGCCCGCCTCTATGTCGACCACGCGCACCCGGAATACTCCACGCCCGAGGTGACCAACCCGCTGGACCTGGTGCGCTGGGACAAGGCCGGCGAGCGGGTGATGGCCGAGGCGTCCCGGCGCGCCGCCACGATCCCCGGCACCCAGCCGATCCACCTCTACAAGAACAACACCGACAACAAGGGCGCCAGCTACGGCGCCCACGAGAACTACCTGATGCGGCGGCAGACCCCCTTCGCCGACATCGTCGCCTTCCTGACCCCCTTCTTCGTCACCCGGCAGATCGTCTGCGGCGCCGGCCGCGTCGGCATCGGCCAGGACGGCGGGCAGAACGGATTCCAGATCTCCCAGCGCGCCGACTTCTTCGAGGTCGAGGTGGGCCTGGAGACGACCCTGAAGCGGCCGATCATCAACACCCGCGACGAGCCGCACGCCGACGCCGACAAGTACCGGCGTCTGCACGTCATCATCGGCGACGCCAACCTCTCCGAGATCTCCACCTACCTCAAGCTCGGCACCACCGCGCTGATCCTCACGATGATCGAGGAGAAGGCGCTCGGCCCGGACCTCGGCATCGCCGATCCGGTCAACGAGCTGCGCGCGGTCAGCCACGACCCGTCCCTGAGCCACCTCATGCGGCTGCGCGACGGACGCCGGCTCACCGCGCTGGACGTGCAGTGGGCGTACCTCGAACGGGCCCGGTCCTTTGTCGACGACCGTTACGGCGCCGACGTGGACGACCAGACCGCCGACGTGCTCGACCGCTGGGAGAGCGTCCTGGACCGGCTCGGCCGCGACGCCTTCCTCTGCGCCGACGAGCTGGACTGGGTCGCCAAGCTGCGCCTGCTGGAGGGCTACCGGGAGCGGGAGAAGCTCGGCTGGGGTTCGCACAAGCTCCAGCTCGTCGACCTCCAGTACTCCGACGTCCGGCCGGAGAAGGGCCTCTATCACCGTCTGGTCTCCCGTGGCGCCATGAAGACGCTGCTCACCGACGAGCAGACCGGCACGGCCATGACCGAGCCGCCGGAGGACACCCGGGCCTACTTCCGCGGTCGCTGCCTCGCCCAGTACGCCTCCGAGGTGGTCGCCGCCAGCTGGGACTCGGTCATCTTCGACGTGGGCCGGGAGTCGCTGGTCCGGGTGCCGATGATGGAGCCGGAGCGGGGCACCCGCAAACACGTCGGGGCGCTGTTCGACCGTTGTGAGAGCGCCAAGGACCTGCTTGAGGTGCTGACCGGCGGCTGA
- a CDS encoding DUF2142 domain-containing protein, translated as MTGIPNPPRADGTERTRYGAKHWALALVAFFLVIFAWSMAAPYDGTPDEREHIVRAAGVAEGQIAPPPAAAKKGTGAFQTVPGGLVRDQCWQFKPEVSAACAQPPGSDDTPTRTGTGAGRYFPAYYALVGGPLALWPGWPGVLLARGISALLGAALLAGAYVALRNRTRTGLLVGALVAAATPMAMHMASAVNPNGLEIAAGVAFFSAIIPLLLGRHGGSIRGLLLLAGLSGLLLAVLRQTGPLLVGTAFLAFAFPLRHSNLRALIRRPAVLAWAGGIILATLAALAWGVRQQTNYLGDYSRDSLTKGQALLIESDRWRGYLDQIVGVTSWLDTRMPYPPYLIWHLVAGALLVIGVLWGRVLDRVRLLVLLAGAVLIPSALQVAKVNETGFITQGRYMLPLMTGVLLYAAWVAEQRGIAPAQARSYTRLAVLALLPIQLFCLAFTMVRWQNGLPKNIGLSSLNPLKGDWHPVVGSATPLLAATLGLALFGWLAWTAARDTDAPADDTSAAAPTAYADRNGSGEPLGTPRLQPQPAAGGLRSTWTGDRAGERSG; from the coding sequence GTGACTGGTATCCCGAACCCGCCCCGGGCGGACGGCACCGAGCGCACCCGGTACGGAGCGAAACACTGGGCTCTCGCCCTGGTCGCGTTCTTCCTCGTCATCTTCGCCTGGTCGATGGCCGCACCCTACGACGGCACACCGGACGAACGCGAGCACATCGTCCGCGCCGCCGGTGTCGCCGAGGGCCAGATCGCACCGCCGCCCGCGGCGGCGAAGAAGGGCACCGGCGCGTTCCAGACCGTGCCCGGCGGACTCGTTCGGGACCAGTGCTGGCAGTTCAAGCCCGAGGTCTCCGCCGCCTGCGCCCAGCCGCCGGGCAGCGACGACACCCCCACCCGCACCGGCACCGGCGCGGGCCGCTACTTCCCCGCCTACTACGCGCTCGTCGGCGGACCCCTGGCCCTGTGGCCCGGCTGGCCGGGCGTGCTCCTCGCCCGCGGCATCAGCGCCCTGCTCGGCGCGGCCCTGCTCGCCGGGGCGTACGTGGCCCTGCGCAACCGCACCCGCACCGGCCTGCTGGTGGGCGCGCTGGTCGCCGCCGCCACCCCGATGGCCATGCACATGGCCAGCGCCGTCAACCCCAACGGCCTGGAGATCGCGGCCGGCGTCGCGTTCTTCAGCGCGATCATTCCGCTGCTGCTCGGCAGGCACGGCGGCAGCATACGCGGCCTGCTCCTGCTCGCCGGGCTCAGCGGCCTGCTGCTCGCGGTGCTGCGCCAGACCGGCCCGCTCCTGGTGGGCACCGCCTTCCTCGCCTTCGCCTTCCCGCTGCGGCACAGCAACCTGCGGGCCCTGATCCGCCGGCCCGCCGTCCTCGCCTGGGCCGGCGGCATCATCCTGGCCACCCTCGCGGCGCTCGCCTGGGGCGTCCGCCAGCAGACGAACTACCTGGGCGACTACTCGCGGGACAGCCTCACCAAGGGCCAGGCGCTGCTCATCGAGAGCGACCGCTGGCGCGGGTACCTCGACCAGATCGTCGGGGTCACCTCGTGGCTGGACACCAGGATGCCCTACCCGCCGTACCTCATCTGGCACCTCGTCGCCGGCGCGCTGCTGGTGATCGGCGTGCTCTGGGGCCGCGTGCTCGACCGGGTCCGCCTGCTGGTCCTCCTGGCCGGCGCGGTGCTCATTCCCTCCGCGCTGCAGGTGGCCAAGGTCAACGAGACCGGCTTCATCACCCAGGGCCGGTACATGCTGCCCCTGATGACCGGTGTCCTGCTCTACGCCGCCTGGGTCGCCGAGCAGCGGGGCATCGCCCCGGCCCAGGCCCGCTCGTACACCCGGCTCGCCGTGCTCGCGCTGCTGCCCATCCAGCTGTTCTGCCTCGCCTTCACGATGGTGCGCTGGCAGAACGGCCTGCCCAAGAACATCGGGCTGAGCAGCCTCAACCCGCTCAAGGGCGACTGGCACCCGGTCGTCGGTTCGGCCACGCCGCTGCTCGCCGCCACCCTCGGGCTGGCGCTGTTCGGCTGGCTCGCCTGGACCGCCGCGCGGGACACGGACGCCCCGGCCGACGACACTTCGGCCGCCGCGCCGACCGCGTACGCGGACCGGAACGGGAGCGGCGAGCCACTCGGCACGCCGCGCCTGCAACCGCAGCCGGCCGCCGGCGGACTACGCTCGACGTGGACGGGAGACCGGGCGGGCGAGCGGAGCGGGTAA
- a CDS encoding GtrA family protein has protein sequence MQSPVAESVRVLSRHSAVRFLVVGGLSVGVDTGSLFIYHGVLDIPIPVAAALSFLTSFWFNFALNRAWSFGSGGQMFPQVGRYLALVLANLCVNVALVSTLTWAGTPYLLAKVLTTACLSVINYLVSKRWIFAG, from the coding sequence TTGCAGTCACCTGTTGCCGAGTCCGTGCGTGTCCTGTCGAGGCACAGCGCGGTCCGGTTCCTCGTTGTCGGAGGTCTGAGCGTCGGGGTCGACACCGGCTCGCTCTTCATCTACCACGGTGTCCTGGACATCCCGATTCCGGTGGCGGCGGCGCTGTCGTTCCTGACCTCGTTCTGGTTCAACTTCGCGCTCAACCGGGCCTGGTCGTTCGGGTCCGGCGGTCAGATGTTCCCGCAGGTCGGGCGCTACCTGGCGCTGGTGCTGGCGAACCTCTGCGTGAACGTCGCGCTGGTCTCGACGCTGACCTGGGCGGGCACCCCGTACCTGCTCGCCAAGGTGCTCACCACCGCGTGCCTGTCGGTGATCAACTACCTCGTGTCGAAGCGGTGGATCTTCGCCGGCTGA
- the arc gene encoding proteasome ATPase, whose amino-acid sequence MARSDDADSRAARWEKEAHDLSTQVAFLQEELALVRRKLTESPRHVRQLEERLAATQAQLARLTENNDRLVSTLKEARAQIVTLKEEIDRLAQPPSGYGVFLARHDDGTVDVFTGGRKLRVAVSPSLDVGELRRGQEVLLNDALNIVDAFGYERVGEVVMLKEVLAGPDGASGDRALVVSHSDEERIVHLAETLIGSAIRAGDSLMIEPRSAYAYERIPKSEVEELVLEEVPDVDYSDIGGLHSQIEQIRDAVELPFLHADLFREHQLRPPKGILLYGPPGCGKTLIAKAVANSLAKKIAERRGEEKHTSFFLNIKGPELLNKYVGETERHIRLIFQRAREKAGEGTPVIVFFDEMDSVFRTRGSGVSSDVENTIVPQLLSEIDGVEGLENVIVIGASNREDMIDPAILRPGRLDVKIKIERPDAEAAKDIFSKYILSGLPLHPDDLAEHGGDPQATVAAMIDAVVLRMYSETEENRFLEVTYANGDKEVLYFKDFNSGAMIQNIVDRGKKMAIKEFLTSGRKGLRLQHLLDACVDEFRENEDLPNTTNPDDWARISGKKGERIVYIRTLVSGGKGAEAGRSIETASNTGQYL is encoded by the coding sequence GTGGCACGCAGCGACGACGCGGACTCGCGCGCCGCACGGTGGGAGAAGGAGGCCCACGATCTCTCCACGCAGGTCGCGTTCCTGCAAGAGGAACTCGCTCTGGTGCGGCGCAAGTTGACCGAAAGCCCCCGACACGTCCGGCAGCTCGAAGAGCGGCTGGCAGCCACCCAGGCGCAGTTGGCGCGGCTGACCGAGAACAACGACCGGCTCGTGAGCACCCTCAAGGAGGCTCGCGCGCAGATCGTGACGCTCAAGGAGGAGATCGACCGCCTCGCCCAGCCACCGAGTGGCTACGGCGTCTTCCTCGCCCGGCACGACGACGGCACTGTCGACGTCTTCACCGGCGGCCGCAAGCTGCGGGTCGCCGTGTCGCCGTCGCTCGACGTCGGCGAGCTGCGGCGGGGCCAGGAGGTCCTGCTCAACGACGCACTCAACATCGTCGACGCGTTCGGCTACGAGCGGGTCGGCGAGGTGGTCATGCTCAAGGAGGTGCTGGCCGGGCCCGACGGCGCCTCGGGTGACCGGGCGCTGGTGGTCTCCCACTCCGACGAGGAGCGCATCGTGCACCTCGCCGAGACCCTGATCGGCAGCGCGATCCGGGCCGGCGACTCGCTCATGATCGAGCCCCGCTCGGCCTACGCCTACGAGCGGATCCCGAAGAGCGAGGTCGAGGAGCTCGTCCTGGAGGAGGTGCCCGACGTCGACTACTCCGACATCGGTGGCCTGCACTCCCAGATCGAGCAGATCCGCGACGCGGTCGAGCTGCCCTTCCTGCACGCCGACCTGTTCCGCGAGCACCAGCTCCGGCCGCCGAAGGGCATCCTGCTCTACGGCCCGCCCGGCTGCGGCAAGACGCTGATCGCCAAGGCCGTCGCCAACTCGCTGGCGAAGAAGATCGCCGAGCGGCGGGGCGAGGAGAAGCACACCAGCTTCTTCCTCAACATCAAGGGCCCGGAGCTGCTCAACAAGTACGTCGGCGAGACCGAGCGGCACATCCGGCTGATCTTCCAGCGTGCTCGGGAGAAGGCCGGCGAGGGCACGCCCGTGATCGTGTTCTTCGACGAGATGGACTCGGTCTTCCGCACCCGCGGCTCCGGCGTCTCCTCCGACGTGGAGAACACGATCGTCCCCCAGCTGCTCAGCGAGATCGACGGCGTCGAGGGGCTGGAGAACGTCATCGTCATCGGCGCCTCCAACCGGGAGGACATGATCGATCCGGCCATCCTGCGCCCCGGCCGGCTCGACGTGAAGATCAAGATCGAGCGCCCCGACGCCGAGGCGGCCAAGGACATCTTCTCCAAGTACATCCTGTCCGGCCTGCCACTGCACCCCGACGACCTGGCCGAGCACGGCGGCGACCCGCAGGCCACCGTCGCCGCCATGATCGATGCCGTGGTGCTGCGGATGTACTCGGAGACCGAGGAGAACCGCTTCCTCGAGGTCACCTACGCCAACGGCGACAAGGAAGTCCTCTACTTCAAGGACTTCAACTCCGGCGCGATGATCCAGAACATCGTCGACCGGGGCAAGAAGATGGCCATCAAGGAGTTCCTCACCTCCGGCCGCAAGGGGCTGCGCCTGCAGCACCTGCTCGACGCGTGCGTCGACGAGTTCCGGGAGAACGAGGACCTTCCCAACACCACCAACCCGGACGACTGGGCCCGGATCTCCGGCAAGAAGGGCGAGCGGATCGTCTACATCCGCACGCTCGTCTCCGGCGGCAAGGGCGCCGAGGCCGGCCGGTCCATCGAGACCGCGAGCAACACCGGCCAGTACCTCTGA
- a CDS encoding ferredoxin, protein MAEVATDQLEVWVDQDLCTGDGLCVQYAPEVFEFDVDGLAYVKGADGELRLAPGSRVDVPAHLRLEVIDSAKECPGECIHVVRAGDGREVAGPAAEDG, encoded by the coding sequence GTGGCGGAGGTCGCGACGGACCAGCTGGAGGTCTGGGTCGACCAGGACCTGTGCACGGGCGACGGTCTCTGCGTGCAGTACGCGCCGGAGGTCTTCGAGTTCGACGTCGACGGCCTGGCCTACGTCAAGGGCGCCGACGGTGAGCTGCGGCTGGCCCCGGGCAGCCGGGTCGACGTGCCCGCCCACCTGCGACTCGAGGTGATCGACTCCGCGAAGGAGTGCCCGGGCGAGTGCATCCACGTGGTGCGCGCCGGCGACGGCCGCGAGGTGGCCGGCCCGGCCGCCGAGGACGGCTGA
- a CDS encoding tRNA (adenine-N1)-methyltransferase: MTATPSAVPADAAPADRPGLTPVHRGPFRVGDRVQLTDPKGRMHTVTLEPGKAFHTHRGILEHDALIGQPDGSVVTTTGGGTAFLALRPLLSDYVLSMPRGAQVIYPKDSAQIVAMGDIFPGAKVLEAGAGSGALSCSLLRAVGTEGELHSYELREDFAHIAKRNVEAFFNGPHPAWHLHVGDVGQCQETGFDRIILDMLTPWDNLDMVERALVPGGVFIGYVATTPQLSELVEALRERGGWTEPRAWESLVRDWHAEGLAVRPDHRMIAHTAFLVSARKLAPGVTAPPRRRKPSKGAEAYVQRRQVLREAEARQAAAAQAAAAPAEPTEADTP, translated from the coding sequence GTGACCGCAACTCCCTCCGCCGTGCCGGCCGACGCCGCCCCCGCCGATCGACCCGGTCTGACACCGGTGCACCGGGGCCCGTTCCGCGTCGGCGACCGGGTGCAGCTGACCGACCCGAAGGGGCGCATGCACACGGTGACCCTGGAGCCCGGCAAGGCGTTCCACACCCACCGCGGCATCCTGGAGCACGACGCGCTGATCGGTCAGCCCGACGGCAGCGTCGTCACCACCACCGGCGGCGGCACGGCCTTCCTCGCCCTGCGTCCGCTGCTCTCCGACTACGTGCTCTCCATGCCGCGCGGCGCGCAGGTGATCTACCCGAAGGACTCCGCGCAGATCGTCGCCATGGGTGACATCTTCCCCGGCGCGAAGGTCCTGGAGGCCGGCGCCGGCTCCGGCGCGCTGAGCTGCTCGCTGCTGCGCGCCGTCGGCACCGAGGGGGAGCTGCACTCGTACGAGCTGCGTGAGGACTTCGCCCACATCGCCAAGCGCAACGTCGAGGCCTTCTTCAACGGACCCCACCCGGCCTGGCACCTGCACGTCGGCGACGTGGGCCAGTGCCAGGAGACCGGGTTCGACCGGATCATCCTCGACATGCTCACCCCGTGGGACAACCTCGACATGGTCGAGCGGGCGCTGGTGCCCGGCGGCGTGTTCATCGGCTACGTCGCGACCACGCCCCAGCTGTCCGAGCTGGTCGAGGCGCTGCGCGAGCGGGGCGGCTGGACCGAGCCGCGCGCCTGGGAGTCGCTGGTGCGCGACTGGCACGCCGAGGGTCTCGCGGTCCGCCCGGACCACCGGATGATCGCGCACACCGCGTTCCTCGTCTCGGCCCGCAAGCTCGCCCCCGGGGTCACCGCCCCGCCGCGGCGGCGCAAGCCCAGCAAGGGCGCCGAGGCGTACGTGCAGCGTCGCCAGGTGCTGCGCGAGGCGGAGGCCCGCCAGGCCGCGGCCGCGCAGGCCGCCGCCGCGCCGGCCGAGCCGACGGAGGCGGACACGCCGTGA
- a CDS encoding site-2 protease family protein — protein sequence MFGVPLHLNASMLLLTVLVTVLYAEFARNQLALSQLSAYVIGIGFVVSLLGSVLLHELGHALTARRFGIGVRGITLELLGGYTEMDRDAPSPRVDLLVSLAGPAVSAVLGVLAVVATLALPDGTVANQLAFQLAASNVIVAVFNILPGLPLDGGRALRAAVWALTRDRHRGTEVAGWVGRVVAVGTTLLVAALTLTRRLALPALPLMLLVAFTLWRGAGQSIRYARISRRFPLVDLSRLARPVWPVPTGTPLAEAQRRGTEDGPPGAALLVTDGAGRPVALVDPTAAAAVPAERRPWLAVDAVSRPLAGLPTLPVELDGERVMDSVQTHPGAQYVVTAGEDVVGVLHIADLAQLLEPDRKMNT from the coding sequence GTGTTCGGCGTACCGCTGCACCTGAACGCGTCGATGCTCCTGCTCACCGTGCTGGTGACCGTGCTCTACGCCGAGTTCGCCCGCAACCAGCTCGCCCTGTCCCAGCTCAGCGCCTACGTGATCGGCATCGGGTTCGTGGTGTCCCTGCTCGGGTCGGTGCTGCTGCACGAGCTCGGCCACGCGCTGACCGCCCGCCGGTTCGGCATCGGTGTGCGCGGGATCACCCTCGAACTGCTCGGCGGCTACACCGAGATGGACCGCGACGCCCCGTCGCCCCGCGTCGACCTGCTCGTGTCGCTGGCCGGGCCGGCGGTGTCGGCGGTGCTCGGCGTCCTCGCGGTCGTCGCGACCCTCGCCCTGCCCGACGGCACCGTCGCCAACCAGCTCGCCTTCCAACTCGCGGCCAGCAATGTCATCGTCGCGGTGTTCAACATCCTGCCCGGGCTCCCGCTCGACGGGGGCCGGGCGCTGCGCGCCGCCGTCTGGGCGCTGACCCGGGACCGGCACCGAGGCACCGAGGTGGCCGGCTGGGTCGGTCGCGTCGTCGCCGTCGGCACCACCCTGCTGGTCGCCGCGCTCACCCTCACCCGCCGGCTGGCCCTGCCGGCGCTGCCGCTGATGCTGCTGGTCGCGTTCACCCTGTGGCGCGGCGCCGGCCAGTCGATCCGGTACGCCCGGATCAGCCGCCGGTTCCCCCTGGTCGACCTGTCCCGGCTCGCCCGACCGGTCTGGCCGGTGCCGACCGGCACCCCCCTCGCCGAGGCGCAGCGGCGCGGCACCGAGGACGGCCCGCCCGGCGCCGCGCTGCTCGTCACCGACGGTGCCGGACGGCCGGTCGCGCTGGTCGACCCGACCGCCGCCGCGGCGGTGCCCGCCGAGCGTCGGCCCTGGCTGGCGGTCGACGCGGTGTCCCGGCCCCTGGCCGGCCTGCCGACCCTGCCGGTGGAGCTGGACGGGGAACGGGTCATGGACAGCGTGCAGACCCACCCGGGCGCGCAGTACGTCGTGACGGCAGGCGAAGATGTCGTCGGCGTTCTGCACATAGCGGATCTCGCCCAGCTCCTCGAACCCGACCGGAAGATGAACACGTGA
- a CDS encoding RecB family exonuclease, with translation MTAEPVTTQQPAAPADVPPAVPPTVRASLSPSRAADFKTCPLLYRFRSIDRLPERPTVEQARGTLVHAVLERLFDLPADGRTPSAAGDLVAPQWDRLVTEQPELGGIFPDDDPAGAAEFLRSAAALLEGYFTVEDPRRLEPAERESLISAVVDDELLIRGYLDRLDVAPDGALRVVDYKTGGAPREAFEARALFQLKFYALVLWRTRGVVPRVLRLLYLRDAEVLDYAPDADELLRFERTVVALWRAIEQATQRQDFRPRPSRLCDWCSHQALCPSFGGTPPPFPVGVTGADPLRDARTRPAAPGADE, from the coding sequence ATGACGGCGGAACCGGTGACGACCCAGCAGCCCGCGGCCCCGGCGGACGTGCCGCCGGCGGTCCCGCCGACGGTGCGGGCGTCGCTCTCGCCGTCGCGGGCGGCGGATTTCAAGACCTGCCCGCTGCTCTACCGGTTCCGCAGTATCGACCGGCTGCCCGAGCGGCCCACCGTCGAGCAGGCCCGGGGCACGCTGGTGCACGCCGTGCTGGAGCGGCTGTTCGACCTGCCGGCCGACGGGCGCACCCCGTCGGCGGCCGGCGACCTCGTCGCCCCGCAGTGGGACCGGTTGGTCACCGAGCAGCCGGAGCTCGGCGGGATCTTCCCCGACGACGACCCGGCGGGCGCGGCCGAGTTCCTCCGCTCCGCGGCGGCGCTGCTCGAGGGCTACTTCACCGTGGAGGATCCGCGCCGGCTGGAGCCGGCCGAGCGGGAGAGCCTGATCTCCGCGGTGGTCGACGACGAGTTGCTCATCCGGGGCTACCTCGACCGCCTCGACGTGGCGCCGGACGGCGCGCTGCGGGTCGTCGACTACAAGACCGGCGGCGCGCCGCGCGAGGCGTTCGAGGCGCGGGCGCTGTTCCAGCTGAAGTTCTACGCGCTGGTGCTGTGGCGCACCCGCGGGGTGGTGCCCCGGGTGCTGCGGCTGCTCTACCTGCGCGACGCCGAGGTCCTCGACTACGCCCCCGACGCCGACGAGCTGCTGCGCTTCGAGCGGACGGTGGTGGCGTTGTGGCGGGCGATCGAGCAGGCCACGCAGCGGCAGGATTTCCGGCCCCGGCCGAGCCGGCTCTGCGACTGGTGCAGCCACCAGGCGCTGTGCCCGAGCTTCGGGGGCACCCCGCCGCCGTTCCCGGTCGGTGTCACCGGCGCCGACCCGCTGCGCGACGCCCGCACCCGCCCGGCCGCGCCGGGCGCCGACGAGTGA